From the genome of Rathayibacter sp. VKM Ac-2804:
CTTCGGCATCCGCGAGCACGCCATGGGCGCGATCCTCAACGGCATCGTCCTCCACGGCAACACCCGCCCCTTCGGCGGCACCTTCCTGATCTTCTCTGACTACATGCGCCCGGCCGTCCGTCTCGCCGCGCTCATGAAGGCGCCGGCCATCTACGTCTGGACCCACGACTCCGTGGCGCTCGGCGAGGACGGCCCGACGCACCAGCCGGTCGAGCAGCTGGCCGCCCTCCGCGCGATCCCGGGACTGGACATCGTCCGCCCCGGCGACGCGAACGAGGTCGCCTACGCCTGGAAGACGATCCTCGAGCGCCGCGAGGGCCCCGCCGGTCTCGCGCTGACCCGCCAGAACATCCCCGTCTTCGAGCGCGGAGAGGGCGACGCCTCCGGCGAGACCTTCGCCCACGCGTCGAACGTCGCCCGCGGTGCGTACATCCTCGCCGAGGCGCCGAACGGCACCCCCGACGTGATCCTCATCGCCACCGGCTCCGAGGTGCAGATCGCCGTCGAGGCGCGCGAGCTGCTCAAGGGCGAGGGCGTCAACGCCCGCGTCGTCTCGGCCCCGTCGCTCGAGTGGTTCGAGGAGCAGGACGCCGAGTACCGCGAGAAGGTGCTGCCGTCCGCCGTGAAGGCGCGCGTCTCGATCGAGGCGGGCCTCAGCCTCGGCTGGCAGAAGTACGTCGGCGACGCCGGCCGCTCGGTCTCCATCGAGCACTTCGGCGCCTCCGCCGACTACAAGACCCTGTTCCGCGAGTTCGGGATCACCACCGAGGCGGCCATCACCGCCGCCAAGGAGTCGCTCGCGGCGTCCTGACCACGAAGGCCGCGTCCACCAGGGCGCGGCCTTCGCCGTCGGGCCCACGACTCCCCACCGACCCGCACCACCTACGAACGAGAAGAAGAGACATGACCGAGAACACCCCCACCGCAGACCTCTCCGCCGCCGGCGTCAGCATCTGGCTCGACGACCTGTCGCGCTCGCGCATCTCGAGCGGCGGGCTGCAGAAGCTCATCGACGAGAAGAACGTCGTCGGAGTCACCACCAACCCCACGATCTTCGCCGCGGCCCTCGCCAAGGGCGAGTCCTACGACGAGCAGGTCGAGGAGCTCGCCGCCGCCGACACCTCGGTGACCGACGCGGTCTTCGCGATCACCACCGACGACGTAGCCGCCGCCTCCGACGTCTTCCGCCCGATCTACGACGCGACCAACGGCTACGACGGCCGCGTCTCGATCGAGGTCGAGCCGGGCCTCGCGCACGACGCGCAGGGCACCATCGAGCAGGCCAAGGCCCTCTGGGCCAAGGTCGACCGCCCGAACGCGATGATCAAGATCCCCGCGACCGTCGAGGGCCTCGAGGCCATCACCGAGGCCATCGGCTCCGGCATCTCGGTCAACGTCACGCTGATCTTCTCGCTCGCCCGCTACCGCGCCGTCATCAACGCGTACCTCGCCGGCCTCGAGAAGGCCAAGGACGCCGGCATCGACCTGTCGACGATCCACTCCGTCGCCTCGTTCTTCGTGTCGCGCGTCGACACCGAGATCGACAAGCGCCTCGAGGCCGTCGGCACCGACGAGGCCCTCGCCCTCAAGAGCAAGGCCGGAGTCGCCAACGCGCAGCTCGCCTACGAGGTCTTCGTCGAGGCGTTCGCCACCGAGCGCGCGCTGCTCCTGCAGGAGTCCGGCGCCAACCGCCAGCGTCCGCTCTGGGCCTCGACCGGCGTCAAGTCGACCGACCTCCCCGACACCCTCTACGTGACCGAGCTGGTCGCCGCGGGCGTCGTCAACACCATGCCCGAGAAGACCCTCGAGGCGACCTTCGACCACGGCGTCATCTCCGGGGACACCGTGACCGGCTCCTACGCCGACGCGAACGCCGTGCTCGACGCCGTCGCCGCGCAGGGCGTCTCCTACGCCGAGGTCACCGAGCTGCTCGAGAAGGAGGGCGTCGAGAAGTTCGTCGTCTCCTGGAACGAGCTGCTGGACACCGTCACCGCCGCGCTCGAGGGCGCGAAGGCGAAGGCCTGATCATGGCGATCCAGATCCACCTCAGCGGCGACGCCGAGAAGGCCGCCGACCGCGTCGTGCCGGAGCTCGTCGCCGACGAGGTCGCCTCGGGCATCACCGCCCAGGTCCCCACCCTCTGGGGTGCGGCGGCCGAGGACGAGTCCGCGAAGCGCCTCGGCTGGACCGAGTCGACCACCGTCTCCCGCCCGCTGATCCCCGAGATCCTGGCGCTCCGCGAGGAGTTCCAGGCCAAGGGCATCGACCACATCGTGCTCGGCGGCATGGGCGGCTCCTCGCTCGCGCCCGAGGTCATCACCCGGACCGCCGGCGTCGAGCTCACCGTGCTCGACTCCACCGCCCCCGGGCAGGTCCTCGCGGCCCTGAACGACCGCCTCGCATCGACCGCTGTCGTCATCTCGTCCAAGTCAGGCTCGACGGTCGAGACCGCCAGCCAGAAGAAGGCCTACGAGAAGGCGTTCACCGAGGCGGGCATCGACCCGCTCGACCGCATCGTGATCGTGACCGACCCCGGCTCCCCGCTGGACACCTCGTCCCGCGAGGCGGGCTACCGGGTCTTCAACGCCGACCCGAACATCGGCGGTCGCTTCTCGGCGCTGTCCGCGTTCGGCCTCGTGCCGTCCGGCCTCGCCGGAGCCGACATCGAGGCCCTCCTCGACGAGGCGGCGGAGGCGTCCCTCGGCCTGGCCGTGGACACCCCGGAGAACCCGGGTCTGCTCCTCGGCGCCGCGATCGCCGCCACCAGCCCCCGTCGCGACAAGCTCGCGATCGTGGCGGACGGCACCCACATCGTGGGCTTCGCCGACTGGGCCGAGCAGCTCATCGCCGAGTCCACCGGCAAGGACGGCACGGGCATCCTCCCCGTCGTCCTGGGCACCCTCGCCCCCGAGCTGTCGGAGGACCTCGCCGACGTGCAGGTCGTCCGCCTGGTCGAGGACGCGAGCGCGCTGCACCTGTTCCCGCGCGACCGGCACGAGGGCGAGATCCTCCTGTCCGGCTCGCTCGGCGCGCAGATGCTGACCTGGGAGTACGCGGTCGCGGTCGCCGGGCGACTGCTCGGGATCAACCCGTTCGACCAGCCCGACGTCGAGTCGGCGAAGGTCGCGACCCGGGCCCTGCTCGAGAAGCGGCCCGAGCCCGCCGCCCCGGCGTTCACCGACGCGGGCATCGAGGTGACCGGCACGTCCGAGGTCACCGAGGGCGTCTCGACCGTCGCCGCCGCCGTCGACCGCCTCCTCGCCCAGCTGGGCGAGGGCGGCTATGTGTCGATCCAGGCCTACGTCGACCGCCTCGCCCTCCCGCAGCTGGAGGGCGTCCGCGACCTCCTCGCCGCGCAGTCGAAGCGCCCCGTCACGTTCGGCTGGGGCCCGCGCTTCCTGCACTCGACGGGTCAGTACCACAAGGGCGGAGCGCCGACCGGCGTCTTCCTCCAGATCGCCGAGCGCGCGAGCACGGACCTCGAGATCCCCGAGAGCCCGTTCACCTTCGGCCAGCTGATCCAGGCGCAGGCCGCGGGCGACGCGAGCGTGCTCGCCGAGCACGGCCGCCCCGTCCTGACGCTGACGCTGACGGACCCGGAGGCCGACCTCGAGGCGCTCTTCGAGGCGCTCAACACCTGATCCGCCGGGCGCGGCGCTCCGTCCTCCTCGCGGAGGCGGGGCGCCGCGCCCGCGGTCGTCCGCGCGGCCCGTCACGACCGCGCTCGCAAGCCCTCAGCGGAGCGGGCCGGCGTCACCCCTCCCCCTCCGTCACCGATAGCAGTGCGCCCAGGCGTCCGGCCCGCCGGCCGCCGCGGCACACAGAAGGACACTGCACATGTCTGTGGACATCACTCCCGAGTTCAACCCGCTGCGGTTGAGCTTCGACCGCCGGCTGAACCGGATCGCGGGGCCGAGCGGCCTCGTCATCTTCGGCGTCACCGGCGATCTCTCCCGCAAGAAGCTCATGCCTGCGGTCTACGACCTCGCCAACCGCGGCCTGCTGCCGCCCGGCTTCGCGCTCGTCGGCTTCGCCCGGCGCGACTGGGACGACCAGGACTTCGAGAAGGTCGTGCACGACTCCGTCAAGAAGTACGCGCGCACCGAGTTCCACGAGGAGGTCTGGACCCAGCTCGCGCAGGGCATCCGCTTCGTGCAGGGCGAGTTCGACGACCCCGAGGCCTTCAGCCGCCTGAAGACGACGGTCGACGAGCTCGACCGCGAGCGCGGCACGAACGGCAACTTCGCCTTCTACCTCTCGATCCCGCCGAAGTCCTTCCCCCAGGTCACCGAGCAGCTGCGCAGCTCGGGCCTCGCGGAGCAGAAGGACGGCCAGTGGCGCCGCGTCGTCATCGAGAAGCCCTTCGGCAGCGACCTGACGACCGCGCGCGAGCTGAACGCCGTCGTCGAGTCGGTCTTCCCGCCGGACTCCGTCTTCCGGATCGACCACTACCTCGGCAAGGAGACGGTCCAGAACATCCTGGCGCTGCGCTTCGCCAACATGATGTACGAGCCGCTCTGGAACTCGAACTACGTCGACCACGTGCAGATCACGATGGCCGAGGACATCGGAGTGGGCGGCCGCGCCGGCTACTACGACGGCATCGGCGCCGCGCGCGACGTCATCCAGAACCACCTGCTCCAGCTGCTCGCCCTCACGGCGATGGAGGAGCCGATCTCGTTCGACGCCGCGGACCTCCGCGCCGAGAAGGAGAAGGTCCTCGCGGCCGTCCGCCTGCCGAAGGACCTGTCGACCGTCACCGCGCGCGGGCAGTACTCCGGCGGCTGGCAGGGCGGCGAGAAGGTGCTCGGCTTCCTCGAGGAGGACGGCATGAGCCCCACCTCGACCACCGAGACCTTCGCCGCGATGCGCCTCGACATCGGCACCCGCCGCTGGGCCGGCGTGCCGTTCTACCTCCGCGCGGGCAAGCGCCTGGGCCGCCGCGTCACCGAGATCGCGGTGGTCTTCAAGCGTGCGCCGCAGCAGCTCTTCGCCGAGAGCCAGACCACCTCGCTCGGCCAGAACGCCCTGGTGATCCGCGTCCAGCCGGACGAGGGCGTGACCATGCGCTTCGGCTCGAAGGTGCCCGGCGCCGGCATGCAGGTGCGCGACGTCACGATGGACTTCGGCTACGGCCACGCCTTCACCGAGGCCAGCCCCGAGGCGTACGAGCGCCTCATCCTCGACGTCCTCCTGGGCGAGCCCCCGCTCTTCCCGCGGCACGAGGAGGTCGAGCTGTCCTGGAAGATCCTCGACCCGATCGAGGAGTACTGGACCACGCAGGGCCAGCCCGAGCAGTACCGCCCCGGAACCTGGGGCCCCGATTCCGCCGACGAGCTCCTCGCTCGCGACGGCCGCACCTGGAGGCGCCCGTGATCGTCGATCTGCCCGACACCACGACGAGCGAGGTCTCGAAGACCCTCGTCAAGATCCGCGAGGAGGGCGGCGCCGTCGCCCTCGGCCGCGTGCTCACCCTCATCATCGCGACCTCCCGGGGCCACGAGGAGGAGGCGATCGACGCCGCCAACGACGCGTCCCGCGAGCACCCGATGCGCGTCATCGTCGTCTCGAAGGACGACGGGCTCACC
Proteins encoded in this window:
- the zwf gene encoding glucose-6-phosphate dehydrogenase; this encodes MSVDITPEFNPLRLSFDRRLNRIAGPSGLVIFGVTGDLSRKKLMPAVYDLANRGLLPPGFALVGFARRDWDDQDFEKVVHDSVKKYARTEFHEEVWTQLAQGIRFVQGEFDDPEAFSRLKTTVDELDRERGTNGNFAFYLSIPPKSFPQVTEQLRSSGLAEQKDGQWRRVVIEKPFGSDLTTARELNAVVESVFPPDSVFRIDHYLGKETVQNILALRFANMMYEPLWNSNYVDHVQITMAEDIGVGGRAGYYDGIGAARDVIQNHLLQLLALTAMEEPISFDAADLRAEKEKVLAAVRLPKDLSTVTARGQYSGGWQGGEKVLGFLEEDGMSPTSTTETFAAMRLDIGTRRWAGVPFYLRAGKRLGRRVTEIAVVFKRAPQQLFAESQTTSLGQNALVIRVQPDEGVTMRFGSKVPGAGMQVRDVTMDFGYGHAFTEASPEAYERLILDVLLGEPPLFPRHEEVELSWKILDPIEEYWTTQGQPEQYRPGTWGPDSADELLARDGRTWRRP
- a CDS encoding glucose-6-phosphate isomerase → MAIQIHLSGDAEKAADRVVPELVADEVASGITAQVPTLWGAAAEDESAKRLGWTESTTVSRPLIPEILALREEFQAKGIDHIVLGGMGGSSLAPEVITRTAGVELTVLDSTAPGQVLAALNDRLASTAVVISSKSGSTVETASQKKAYEKAFTEAGIDPLDRIVIVTDPGSPLDTSSREAGYRVFNADPNIGGRFSALSAFGLVPSGLAGADIEALLDEAAEASLGLAVDTPENPGLLLGAAIAATSPRRDKLAIVADGTHIVGFADWAEQLIAESTGKDGTGILPVVLGTLAPELSEDLADVQVVRLVEDASALHLFPRDRHEGEILLSGSLGAQMLTWEYAVAVAGRLLGINPFDQPDVESAKVATRALLEKRPEPAAPAFTDAGIEVTGTSEVTEGVSTVAAAVDRLLAQLGEGGYVSIQAYVDRLALPQLEGVRDLLAAQSKRPVTFGWGPRFLHSTGQYHKGGAPTGVFLQIAERASTDLEIPESPFTFGQLIQAQAAGDASVLAEHGRPVLTLTLTDPEADLEALFEALNT
- the tal gene encoding transaldolase gives rise to the protein MTENTPTADLSAAGVSIWLDDLSRSRISSGGLQKLIDEKNVVGVTTNPTIFAAALAKGESYDEQVEELAAADTSVTDAVFAITTDDVAAASDVFRPIYDATNGYDGRVSIEVEPGLAHDAQGTIEQAKALWAKVDRPNAMIKIPATVEGLEAITEAIGSGISVNVTLIFSLARYRAVINAYLAGLEKAKDAGIDLSTIHSVASFFVSRVDTEIDKRLEAVGTDEALALKSKAGVANAQLAYEVFVEAFATERALLLQESGANRQRPLWASTGVKSTDLPDTLYVTELVAAGVVNTMPEKTLEATFDHGVISGDTVTGSYADANAVLDAVAAQGVSYAEVTELLEKEGVEKFVVSWNELLDTVTAALEGAKAKA